Within the Arachis duranensis cultivar V14167 chromosome 10, aradu.V14167.gnm2.J7QH, whole genome shotgun sequence genome, the region AATTACGAGTAatcttctcttcctcttcctcttcttctctctcttcttcatcttcaacaTCACTATCCTCTTCATCCTGTTTAATAAAAAGAGGaggaaaaagaaatataaaatgttACAATCACATTCGAGGGTAAATATTGTATACAGTTTACACGAGCAAATGAAATGACCAAGAGATAATGGACTCACATCATTTTCACCAATGTCAACGGCTTTGGCCATAGCTTCATCTACATCTGTCACCTGTCAATTTAAAATGAATAGTATTAAACTATCTTAGCATACAATACTTTCCTTTAAAAGCTTCTGACCTCAGAGGTTTAAGGTTCCTTTTAATTTATCTTGATGACAAAAATTGCGAGTCATATTTCACAAATGATCCATGCAATCTGTATATTCTCTATTGGTATTAATATAATTTCCATGCTTATTACTTCTGACTACCGTACCACATGCTGTTCAGGCTTCTCCTTTGCCAGAATAGTGTTGAGTTCCTCCCTTGTAATAATGTGTCCATGCTGAccatataaagaaaaaattttcagTACATATTGCAGTATTTAAGCACATAATGCATGGAATGACAAACTTATGCCAAATAACCCTTGCGTACTCCATCCCCAATACTTCCATATTTAACTAAGCAGTTAATCTTTAACGGTTACTCACATTTAGCAATCAAATTTTCaggaaataaataaagaaatagcAGAAACAAAGTGGAAATTGAGTTTAGATCAAATTACCTCCATCAGATAAGCCAGCATATTTGGTGTTGGTTCATGGAAATCCGGTCCCCTGTAGTCGATCACTTCATTTGGATCTTGAATATAGTTCACGGTTGGGTAAACTGGATCTCCACCCCATACTGCAAGAATGAAGGTAACTTTTTAACTAattgatattctgaatttaGTATATCTAGAATCTAATGTGACCAAAAGCACATGAATGGTAGATCTCAATGCAAGCTGAATGATATTTACAGCCATGAAGTATGGGATGCTTGGCCTGATGATATGAGAAGACTAAAAAACTAAAACAGGATACTGACATAACACACTTTAGTTGTTAAGAGTACATACTTTGCTTTATCTGTTCCTCCTTCATTCGCATTGCTAAAGGATCCCTTTTAATACGCACATCAGTTCCCATCATTACGCGATACTCCCGATCAGTTTGGTGGCTGAACATTTCAATTAGTTGAGCAGTTTCATCTTCACCAGTCTCTTCAAAATGCTTCTGAATAGCTTCACGAGATGTGTCCCCTTTCCATGCTTTTACCCATTCTGAATAGTATGCCATTGGACCAATCTCTTCCAGTCTATCTTCCTCAGCCTGAAGCCTATAATAATGAAGAGTATGCTTTTAGGAGATTCAATAGTAAATGTCTTCAGATTTTGCAAAGCAGTCATCACAAATGAAACTATGAAGCAAGGATCTCTCATATGTCTATGTATGCGCAAATTATATGTGAAATTGTGAAGTTAgttttgatgaatgaattaTACCATGAAAAATTCGATCTAATTTGATACACTGATGTCACCCTTAGTTTTACATTTCTCATGTACTACAGAAATGCATCACTTTCATTTCTATGCTTATCAGAACAATGTTGTGAGAATAATGGTCAGCAATACCTCTCTTCCTTATAAAGATGGCGTCTTGCTCGGTAAAGAGACGTTTCTGTCAATGTTGGGTGCTCACCATAAAGCTTCACTTGCCCAGTTTCTGCCATGGCTTTCAGGAAAACCTGAAAAGATTATTCAGTTCAGTCAAAATAGAACTTACAAGCTTCAATATATCTAACAACTTATTCTCaatgaacataattttgaagACTAACAAACAGTAGTATCTAATTTGAGGACTAGGAGTATCTGAGCTTCATGCTGCGAGGAAAATTAATTCATAGGTATCCTCCCCATAAACCGTATTCATACACACTAACCGTATCAGCATCTGGTTTCCTCCTTTGCCACCTGGACCATTGTTCTTTCTCTGGCTTCTTCCAGTTCCACCATAGTTCTTCCTCGGGAAGTGTGccctctattttctttttaactctTGGATCAATAAACGGGTGAGGATTTCCAATTTTCTTATCAAGGTCATATCctgcctcttcttcttcctccggTTCTGACTGATAAACAACAAACTCAGACGTCGAATCTTGGGCATCCTCAGTGGATTCAACCAAAGAAGCCTCATCAGATGGTGCAGGGTCAGACGATTCTACATGAatacttgaagaagaagcagcagctgTTTTGTAATTCTTCCTCCTACTTCCAGGCTGGCTACCATAAGACGGAGAACTTGACGATTCGCCACCTGGCAGAGGCGCCCTGGCAGCCCTCACCTGACTAGCAGTTCCCTCAGGCCAATACTCTTGCTCTGGAACACTTGCTCGAGCACCGGAGGCCGGCTCAAGCTGGCCAGAGGTGGAGTCCATGTAACTATAGTAAGGTGGACGCTCAACAGATACATGCTCAATATTATGATCATCTTTCTTTTCACATTTTATACAACTATATGAAGGAACCCTCCTTGAATTGCTGAAACCAACTCTAACTTGCAAAATCCCAGCAGGGAATGAACCAACCAAGTAGGATGATGTCTACAAAGAATTGCACTCGTATAACTTAGCTCATATTatttaacaaattcaaaattaacataataatttaagataaactaccttaaacacaaatatgagagggaaaaaaaaagatatataatttGGCAGCTCAGTCAcctaaaaattggatttttattcttttcaaacAATAAAGACTTGGGAAGAAATTGAACTTACATATAGGGAAAACTAAAGCAATCCAGAAGCTAAAAAATTGAACTTTGAACACCCCATTAAAGAGAAAGAGTaaccaaaagggaaaaagtAAAGGAAGTGAACCTGGAAGTGATTGAAGGCAGACTTGGGAAGGAGATTGGAATGAATGGAATTGGAAGCCATAAGGTCTCACGAAAAAACGGGTTTTTGCAGAAGCGGGGAGTTCAAAGAAGATCCTTTGAGCTGAGTAGGTGGTTGGTTGGTTTTgcgaaagaagaagaagaagatgcgaGAATGAGAGAGGATGATTCAACTTTCTCCCTCTTTAATCCTTAAACCTCACTCAATGCAATCTGCAAAACTATGCAATGTGCAGTGGCATTGACGCATTGCCACCCCCCTTATcattttcctcttctctctctcaccCTTTATcgtattttctttcaaaaaatgcTAATTCACGAAACAATTAAGATTTAAGACTATGAAAATTGGATAATGACAAAggatttattttctattcatgGGGCATTTATATcacattcattttttttttaaaaaaaaaacaataacctatttaaaaaaaattagggtGTTCATCGATCTGATCGTATCCGCATATCTGCGATAAATATTCACATACGATCCTAAAATTGCAGATATGATTCGATCTGCTGATTGGATCGGATAGGATCTGATTCGCACCATTTAAATCGAATTGCGGATATTTGTTCTACATTTACATATTTGATCCGCATATTcacacaataataattaaaaattaaataaatatatatatttagtattatatttatttgtttgtatattttagttagtaattattattcatatattgtattattttaattttgttatttaaaaaatttaattaaaaatattttagaaataaataaatttaaaaatgtgaaaaaaattattaaattttttacataaaaatatgattaaaaagagaa harbors:
- the LOC107468167 gene encoding protein PLASTID TRANSCRIPTIONALLY ACTIVE 12, chloroplastic; translation: MASNSIHSNLLPKSAFNHFQTSSYLVGSFPAGILQVRVGFSNSRRVPSYSCIKCEKKDDHNIEHVSVERPPYYSYMDSTSGQLEPASGARASVPEQEYWPEGTASQVRAARAPLPGGESSSSPSYGSQPGSRRKNYKTAAASSSSIHVESSDPAPSDEASLVESTEDAQDSTSEFVVYQSEPEEEEEAGYDLDKKIGNPHPFIDPRVKKKIEGTLPEEELWWNWKKPEKEQWSRWQRRKPDADTVFLKAMAETGQVKLYGEHPTLTETSLYRARRHLYKEERLQAEEDRLEEIGPMAYYSEWVKAWKGDTSREAIQKHFEETGEDETAQLIEMFSHQTDREYRVMMGTDVRIKRDPLAMRMKEEQIKQIWGGDPVYPTVNYIQDPNEVIDYRGPDFHEPTPNMLAYLMEHGHIITREELNTILAKEKPEQHVVTDVDEAMAKAVDIGENDDEEDSDVEDEEEREEEEEEEKITRNWSVLKSTPELRQSKPKPKKDGPMSLDEAIDDSENLTDFLMDFGEEE